ATTTGGCAAAGAATTAGGGGAGTATATACAAGAAATATTCCTTAAAGTAAAAGAAGGCATGCCCGTGTTGGCATGCATTCTTTATCTATAATTATCCGCGTCTTCCGCCACGTCCGCCACGTTTCGTTTCAGTGTTACGTTTTAAGCTGGATAAATTTTCTTCACTAGCTTTTAAAAATTTCGCCATTTTATCTTCAAAGTTCTCTTTTGGCTTAAAATTGCCGCCTTTTGAACGGAAGTCTTTTGATTGCCTGTTATCTCTTCCTTGGCGTTGTGGACGCTGGGAATAAGAAGAAGTTTGACCTTCTGGCTTATCAATAGCTTTTTTAATAGACAAGGCAGTTTTACCGTCTTTCTCACTAATTACCTTAACTTCAACCTGATCTCCTACTTTAAGATGATCATTTACGTCTTTCACATAGCTATCAGCTACTTCACTGATGTGCACAAGACCCGTTGTGCCACCTGGTAATTCTACGAACGCTCCAAAATTAGTAATACCCGTTACTTTACCTTGTACTTTGCTGCCTACTTCGATCGACAAAAAGAGTTCCCCCTAAATAATGTTTTCAACACTTAATTATACACGGTACTTGC
This genomic stretch from Neobacillus niacini harbors:
- a CDS encoding S1 domain-containing RNA-binding protein gives rise to the protein MSIEVGSKVQGKVTGITNFGAFVELPGGTTGLVHISEVADSYVKDVNDHLKVGDQVEVKVISEKDGKTALSIKKAIDKPEGQTSSYSQRPQRQGRDNRQSKDFRSKGGNFKPKENFEDKMAKFLKASEENLSSLKRNTETKRGGRGGRRG